The genomic window GTGTCGGTGCCGGGTAGTCGTTGTCTGCCGCGTTGGCCACTGCGGGCCCGCCGAGGACGGCCACACCGCAGAGCACCGCTGCGGCGGCGGAACGACGAAGCGTGCTGCGCATGATCTGAACCCCTTGACTCAAGCGTGGACAACAACCCAGTGGAACAAGGACAACGCTACATGGCGTAGTGCTCCACCCGCAGGCATACCCCCGAAGAGGGCCAAAGAATGACGCTGCGTAGTGGAAGGTTCGCCGGACGCGCTACGGCACGCGCTGCCCGGCGACCTTCACCACGGTGGGTGAGGACGTCACGGGCGGCACCACGGTGGTCATCCCCTGGCCGCCGCCGAGCGACACGGTCAGGGTCCGGTGCTCACCGCGCGGGATCGTCATGGTCACGCGCAGGACGTTCCACCCACGCTCCGTGCCCGCGCCGAACGCCACGGGCTTGCCGTCGAGCTGGGCGCCGCGGACCGACACGGTCGGGGGCAGGTGCACCTGGACGACGACCTGGTGGGTCGTCGGGTCGGCGCCCGGCAGATGGTTCTGGGCGTAGCCGGCGACCGTCGCAGGTGCCTCGTTGCGCACCGACACGTCCAGCGCGCGACCGGGCGCGAGGTCGATGGACACCCGATCCCAGTAGTCGAGCTTCGAGGCGTCCGTGTTCACGAGCGAGACCCGGGCCGTGCTGCCGTCGGGCTTGCCGAGGCCGCCGTCCGCGCCCAGGTTCGACAGGGCCTGCTGGACGGACCCGACGGGGCTCCAGGCCATGAGCTGACCCTGCGAGGTGGCGTCCCGCAACGCCTGCACGAGCTTGACGCCGTCCACGTTGCTGGTGGTGAGCTTGCCGAAGACCGACTTCAGGACGTCCTGCACGTAGGCGTTGCGCACCGTGGTGTCCGGGATCGTGCGGTAGATGTCGGCGCCGAACAGGTCCGCGGCGTTCTGCGAGGTGATCTGCGGACCTCGGGCCACCTTGACCGGGCCGGTGACCTCGAGCAGCCGGGCCAGGGCACGGGGGGTGATGCTCACGATGGTGCTGCTGGTCGGTGCGCTCTGGCCCCCGCTCTGGCTCGTGTAGCGCCGGAAGCTCGCGGCGAGCAGGGGGGCCGCCCGGGTGAAGTCGGGGGACAGGTTGCTGTTGCGGACGTCGCGCAGCTGGGGTCCGTAGAGCGCGACCAGGTCGCGCGGCAGCTCGTCGGTCGGCGTCTTGTAGGGGATGACGTCGTCGTTCACGTCGGTGCGCACCAGGTCCAGACGGCCGCGGTCGGCCTTGATGACCGCCAGGGCGCCGATGATGCCGCCGGTCCCGCGGGCCTCGGACGGGTTCTGGACGCCGACCAGGATGCCGCTCGGGTCGTCCGCGCCGAGCACCTGCGCGGCGACGACCAGACCGTCCGCCGCCGTGGCGACCGAGGAGTTCACCAGGTCGA from Angustibacter luteus includes these protein-coding regions:
- a CDS encoding DUF4012 domain-containing protein produces the protein MQATDLEAVDADDDLATRGRSWARLAIKIVLGLLLALVVLLVLEGIVAGLALRSAQADGDRVKAALKAEDISGAGDGIVSLSRHLTIATKALAGPQWLVPQAAPYYGDDLKAVRRTVFALHDTVDGTVDPLLGVVGTLQDRARRPDGSIDSDRLAVLRADVERAKLPAAHSAQAVDEINLQGVAEPLRGPIEKARNAVDLVNSSVATAADGLVVAAQVLGADDPSGILVGVQNPSEARGTGGIIGALAVIKADRGRLDLVRTDVNDDVIPYKTPTDELPRDLVALYGPQLRDVRNSNLSPDFTRAAPLLAASFRRYTSQSGGQSAPTSSTIVSITPRALARLLEVTGPVKVARGPQITSQNAADLFGADIYRTIPDTTVRNAYVQDVLKSVFGKLTTSNVDGVKLVQALRDATSQGQLMAWSPVGSVQQALSNLGADGGLGKPDGSTARVSLVNTDASKLDYWDRVSIDLAPGRALDVSVRNEAPATVAGYAQNHLPGADPTTHQVVVQVHLPPTVSVRGAQLDGKPVAFGAGTERGWNVLRVTMTIPRGEHRTLTVSLGGGQGMTTVVPPVTSSPTVVKVAGQRVP